From a single Methylacidiphilum kamchatkense Kam1 genomic region:
- a CDS encoding cytochrome C oxidase subunit IV family protein has product MSEEIHTEKKRIKSYFVVFGFLVILALVNVAVSYLHLGGMNIAAGLVIAGVQALLALGILMHIFWEKKTIHHLIGLAILFVLALLLLLVASYFDSIGK; this is encoded by the coding sequence ATGAGTGAAGAAATTCATACGGAAAAAAAGAGAATTAAGTCTTATTTTGTCGTGTTTGGATTTTTGGTAATTCTAGCTTTGGTCAATGTCGCCGTTTCATATCTTCATTTAGGGGGAATGAATATTGCTGCAGGATTAGTCATTGCTGGCGTACAGGCATTGTTGGCTTTAGGGATCTTAATGCATATTTTCTGGGAGAAAAAGACTATCCATCATCTTATCGGCCTTGCGATCCTCTTCGTTTTGGCTTTATTATTATTATTAGTAGCTTCTTATTTTGATTCTATAGGAAAATAA